The Lasioglossum baleicum chromosome 5, iyLasBale1, whole genome shotgun sequence genome segment CTAaaactatttttaaattatattattgcaGAGAACTAGGCAACAAATGTCTGTGTATAACTAAGTAAAATGattttgtatgaaattttgAGGACTAGTTTAAATTGTATATCTAATTTATATAAGTGCAtaacttgaaaaatatatttgactTTTGATGGTAGTTTTTTAATCTATTTCTAATACTACACAGACAGTCAAACAAAAAGACTATTATTCTTAAACTCTTTGTATGTAACAAGATTATGAAAATTTTGACCGTTTATACTTGTATCTTGTTATATTGTAATATTTCCAGTATTTACTACAATTAGATGCTAATTTTCCTTgataaaatattctataaatacatatatgccACACTGTGCCTTTCCAACTATGTAGATCGTTTCATCTTTTTTACTGTTTATACAGAATTGATATTAATCTAACATTAATTTCTAAGGAGACACATTATATAATGAATTTGTATTCgcataaaattaaatttcttatagTCAAATTGTATTATAAGATTAATGAAATCACTGTAAAATGCGAATATTGTATTAATAAGcgaaatatgtaataataaacaatataatatttatgtaaGCTATGttcttcatatttttcattaaaattgatataagtGGTGCAActgaatattattgtaaattttattatatagatgactacatacataaatatatttatcatttacaatatatatacctataggtatctgtatataatacatttttcaaaatgctATTCCACATGTATAAAAGCTCTTACAACGATTCAAATAACGAATTGCattgtatttctttttatttttttcttgtttttcaaAGATTCCTGAAActatatatgtttatatatttttttttttaaaagttcaGATAATACCTACTAAGTCAATAAAttatatgtaaaatgtaaaaatatatatattttatatagtacataaatatgtatataaatatataaatacttaCACTTTCCTGTATCTATATATATTTAGATACGGAattgtatattatattgttTGTAGTCATATGATTGTAGTGGATCAGTGGACGAGTTGAGATTGGTTGGGATTTGGTATGGGATTTGGGATAGAAGATAGAACGAtagaacatatatatatatgtatataaagtaTATATGTAGAACCAAAGAGTGTGTAGCAGTGTGTATTCAGTGTGTAAAACAGTGGGAAATTCGTATTATGGATacacaatacaagtcggtatTTAAAACTTTATGTATTGTGTTTTACTTAAAACTATTTGCATTTATTgcaaactttatttaaaaatactaaaaatatatttaccgAAAAGTAAGAAAGTCTATTTGAACAGTTAATAATTCATTTTCGTTTCATTTTAACATAACCTATTTAACAGTCTGTTATTGGAATAACTTccgatataaatatatacactgAAAAGATTacaaaatatatctcaacaaactTTTTTACGAGatgtttgaaatatttgaataacTGTGTTGAAAGTATATATGTTTAAAAAGTGATAACACAATAATTCAATtcacatgtacatatatatataattacagGACCATTCACCCGGTGAAATATCTACAAGACCATTTGGTGAGCAAACGTATACTTTTATTTGTAGTTTACtatcatttataaatttattgaaaatttttaggcACAAGATGTTCGTCCCGATGGTAGACAATTTCTATCTTTTCGTCCGATAAGCATAAACATATCATCGATTACTCATGCTGATAGTTcgtcaatatttaaaattggcAATACAACAGTTGTTTGCGGTGTTAAAGCTGTAAGTACTCTGATATAGGATATACTTACATatctgtacatatgtataacaatGAAATGTTTACTATGCTGTAGGAACTAGCGATACCAAAAACAGAATCTCCTGATTGTGGGTATATTGTACCAAACGTTGAACTTTCTCCATTATGTTCACCAAAATTTCGACCTGGTCCACCAAGCGATCAAGCACAAATTATTTCAAAAAcaatagaaaatatattaaaaaattcagaaGCTATAGATTTAAAAGATCTATGCATTTGCAAAGGTAAACTAGTATGGGTGCTATACTGTGATCTATTATGTATTAATTACGATGGTTCTGTAATCGATGCTAGTATCGGAGCATTAACTAGCGCACTCAACACATGTAAGTTTcattcataaatatttttctggcTCCTGACGGTTTTTGACTCCTTCTTCTCACTCAGTGTATCTTCTATGGTAATACCCCTTTCTAGTTCCCTACATTCTCTTATTGCAGTAAAGTCGTGATCTAGctccctgaggatctccacgatcactgtccctttGCCTACCCCTTCCATTGGGGGGGTATCCCTgcgaggggccaagaagctcgagctgccttgGCCGCCACACGGTTTGTGTtttcatgctgtccttttctacgtttagCATCCTTTGTACTGTCGGTGCGGTCGactcagtcataaaaaaatattttccctacacgatctctgcCCTGCTCGGAACAGACAATGGGAGCTAGATCACGACTTTACTATATATGTTTTTCCAAATGTCCAAACGTATCCCCGCATAGCTCCACATTTTCGACCTTCCTCTGTCTCCCAAAATCTATTCCACTTTTTTATTGTCTCCAAATTTAATATGTATTTGTAAATTTCTGTTTTTACAGTGAAGCTGCCTGAAACAGAATACAACGTGGCAACTGGAAATATTTCTGTACATCCTATGAATAAGATACAGTTTCCAGTTAAATCTCTGCCAGTTTCTGTAACATTTGCTATATTCGATAAGTGTGTTTAcaatattttgaaatataaattaatttattctttGCAACTTATATGaagtacaaaatattaaatatgtacacTTATTGTTTATTCATTTATACAGTCAATTATTAATTGCTGATCCTACCGACGAAGAGGAAACTTTCTGTTTAGGGAGATTGACGATAGTAATGGACGAGGAAAAGATTTGTTGCATACATAAACCTGGTGTGTTGTGAATTATTATTACTAAGAATATGCATTTAAACAAATTATATTCTTAACAGAATActtgtatatacataaaatattatttacctAGGTGGAGTCCCTATTTCATGCGAGTTATTTTTAAAGAGCTTAGCAAAATCCAGGAAAAGAACAGAATTGGTAAGATCGCTAATTAATACTGCTATGTCATCAGCAAAAGAAGAACAACCAAAAAAACAAAGTGTATGAAATATGCATTTGCAGTCCTAATAAAATGAttcataattatttttttaatcatttatttaCACTATACTCTTATCttataaattacattttgcagtataaaattttatatgtaacactttttttgtttttattgtcacgtataataattaacaattaGAATATTCTATCCTAAGGTAAGTATAAATAATCGTTTTCTATTATAGATTTGTACAATTGAATTGTGCAAAGAAATATTGTTGAATATATAACGAATACATAggtattatttgtaattattaAATTCATAGAAATTAGTACAAACTCGTTTTTTTCATAATCCGCAGAAATTCTTCTTGAGAAATTTCTCCGTCCCCATCTTTGTCTGCTTCATCTATCATTTCTTGCAACTCTTCATCTGTCAGATTTTCACCTAATTCTCGAGCAACTCTTTTCAAATTCTTGAACGTTATTTTTCCTGTGTTATCATCGTCGAACAATCGAAATGCTTTCAAAACTTCATCTTTTGTATCCTTTTCTAGCATTTTTATAGACATTAAGTTCAAAAACTCTTCGAATGACAATGTGCCAAGACCATCTGGATCAACGTCGGCTATTAGTTTTTTCATTTCTTCCTTTTTAGGCTCGAATCCGAGAGCCCTAATGGCTACTTTAAGTTCTTTGGTAGCGATTCTTCCAGTACCATCTGGATCAAATAGATCGAAAGCTTCTTTTATATCACTTTTTTGTTCTGCTGTCAAATCTAACTTTGGGGGCCCCTTTTTTTTAACAGTAATGACTGCTTGCTTTTTAGACGTAGAAGCCTAaaacataattattaatttatttctacatacatatTAACGCTTTACCTACTAGCAATGACTTAATAGtcttttaaaaattagaaaagatTAACAATCGAGGACTTCTTAACAGATTTTTCAATGGCAACAGTATTCATTCACAAGCCAACAAGCTCTCTGATAGAATTGTTATTTATAAAGAAAGCATTAAGCTTCTTTCAGTCATTAGACAACCTATTAATATGCTTTTTGTAGATATAGCGTTAAGAAAAAATGTAATAATGCTTGTACGTACCATGGTTGAAAATTAATTGAATGTTTCCaggtaagaaattatagtaGTCCTGCTTAGCATAAATTTCTATATGTTGTGGAATActacttatttaattattagtttattagagtatacaacaatatgtataacattacaaattttataatttgccGGTACTCGTTTTATGTAATTAAAATGTCAATTGTTATGGTACTGGTTATCTCAGTTGTTTATGTTTGGTACAAGGTACAGCATAATAGTACatggaaaattaaaatttgaatatacatacatatatatatatacatacatgcatacatatatacatagtaAAGTTTATTTTGTGTAACGAATAGTAGAGAGTGTACTGGTATACATTGCGtgtatatgtaaatatttaGTAGTAGTGAGTGTATATTATAGTGAGTGATCAAAGGAAGACTATCCAACTATTTATTGTAAGATATTGTATTTATACATGCAGAGATACATTTTAGTATGTAACTATCGAGTATCATTGTATGAAAGATAATTGATCTACGATATTCGCACTATTTgagaatattacagtaaaaacACAAAAAGCATTGAAGCAAAGTAAATGTATGGTGGAACGTGGAACGCGATCGTATTTATTTTGCCATGACAGCACCAGCACTgtgcatgtatatgtatatatgtagatACATCCTATATatgtaaaatacatatttatatatacatcttGTTTCCTAAACAAGAACTACAATTTCTCTCATCATGTATGAACCGATAGTTATACAAATACAAAAACCTCGTAATCTTCGCGGCACACCGGCTGGTAGAGTTCAAATAATTACTACTTTAGCAAAAATTTTTGGTATGTTCGGGATTACTGTTTCAGTTAGGTAAATGTCTGCATGTTTCATACGGtataattaaatttgatttcgtTCATTAAATGCCTTTGCTTTCCTGAAATTGGACAGTTATAAAAGAATAAAGTTCAtgctaataataatatttactcGAGGCTAttggttttatttttatttattcgatataAAGGAATAATCATAAGTTAACCTTGTTGTGTAAGGTGTTTAACCAATCAATGAAGGTGCGTGAGTTTATTTTGACC includes the following:
- the LOC143209000 gene encoding exosome complex component RRP43 yields the protein MYIKYICRTKECVAVCIQCVKQWEIRIMDTQYKTIHPVKYLQDHLAQDVRPDGRQFLSFRPISINISSITHADSSSIFKIGNTTVVCGVKAELAIPKTESPDCGYIVPNVELSPLCSPKFRPGPPSDQAQIISKTIENILKNSEAIDLKDLCICKGKLVWVLYCDLLCINYDGSVIDASIGALTSALNTLKLPETEYNVATGNISVHPMNKIQFPVKSLPVSVTFAIFDKCVYNILKYKLIYSLQLI
- the LOC143209004 gene encoding uncharacterized protein LOC143209004, with protein sequence MASTSKKQAVITVKKKGPPKLDLTAEQKSDIKEAFDLFDPDGTGRIATKELKVAIRALGFEPKKEEMKKLIADVDPDGLGTLSFEEFLNLMSIKMLEKDTKDEVLKAFRLFDDDNTGKITFKNLKRVARELGENLTDEELQEMIDEADKDGDGEISQEEFLRIMKKTSLY